Part of the Coturnix japonica isolate 7356 chromosome 20, Coturnix japonica 2.1, whole genome shotgun sequence genome is shown below.
CATACCTGCACCTCTCTCCTGGCTGCCATTTTGGCAATTGATGATCTACATGAGAAGGGAACAATCATCATTTGAGTGAAACACATTTCACTGACACAAACCTCCAATAGGTTTTGCAAACATTGTGTAATTATCAATTATACCAGTTCCAATGATTAGCTTTGACAAAATTAGGAGTTCTGCAGTGGACCCTCAAGACATCTGAACTAAGAAGAGTAGAAGATGGCAGGCTGTACTGCCAGCACAGGTTGTTCAGCATATGCAAGTCAACAGCAGGACTACAGAAAGGCCTCATTATAAAACAGTACATGTGATTATTTAAGAAAGATGTGGTAATGCACGTGGGGAAAGAGTTctaattatacagaaaatgGTGAGTGCTGAGATGCCTTTTAGCACCAAAATCTTGAAATTAAAGATTTCTGAAAACTTTAGCTTAAAACTCAAGCGCAGACAAAAGTAATTGCATTAGTTAACCCACAGCAAAACACTCTCATGTTGTGAATGTTAACATATCTCTACTGATGCACCACACTGCATTTGGGCCTCCTGAGCCCAGAAAGCACATGGAACTAGATAGGggaaagcagcaattaaaaacagaggCCACTTTTGCACTCCTGAGTAACACAGATCAACAAACACAgcgtgttttatttttaagtcttcCAATACACAAACTGAACCACCTACACTGAGGTCTTTACTATCACCTCACAATTCTCTCATCTCCTGTCTAACCAGAGAATTCAATATAACCACCACTCCAGGTTGCTTCTTTCTCGATGAACAAGGACCATGCAACACACAAACACCTGCAGTTACTGGCACGTTCACGAGGCCTCGTTACAGAAAGAACAACACCCCGCAGAACCAGCGAGCACCAGCAAAACCTCCAACATGGCGGCCCTCACCTCACGGCCGGGGAGAGGAAAAAACCGCCATTTCCCTCCAGCCAATCCCACCCAGACCCACTGACTCTGAGCCAATCAAAGGTGGAAGAAGGAGGCGGGTTAAGGCTCTTCCTCCTGCCTCGGTTCCTGCGGCTCCTCCCGCCTGGAGCCGCTCGTTGGCTGCCGGCTGCCACAGCAGCTGACGGGGAAACCCTGAGTAAAGAGCGGTCACGTCCCTCCTTACAAAGCGCCCTGTGCCAGCACCGCTAACATTCCTCCCTTCCGCGTTTAGAACGGTGATGTCAGGGTGTAATACAAACGAGCCAGCAGGCTGGAGGTCGATAAACTGAAGTAATTCACTCGAGAGCTTAATGCTAAATCGTTTTCATTACCGTCAGAGCGCGGTGCAGGCGCTGAAATACACAGAGCTGTGACTGACACGGGGCTGTGCTGACCCCCATGGTGGGAaaacagcaggcagagctgcacccaGCGTAAAGCAAATCCTCATCTAAAACGGGAAAGAAAGCAAACGGGAGCTATAAATGGCAGAACAGCTGTACAGAAAGTACCGAGCGTTCCGCCAGATGTCACTGCGATTCAAGCCAATGACGAGGGGTTTGAGAGCGGAGCGCTGCCAGCGTTAATGGGAGCTGGGCATTCACTGCTATCACGTTCTCCCTCGGGATACTTAACAGTTTTGTTTGGCACCCGAAAGGTCAGCAGTAGAATTTGCAGGGAGTTTTGCGTGACACGGAAAGAGCAATGAAAGCCTTCGGTTCTCCTCAGCACAAACAGCTGTGAGGATTTCAAGGGCATTTTTGCTTTTTCGGTTCCTGTGGctaaaatatgtatgtaaaagTTCAGTGAGTTCAATGACCCTCCTGCATAGTTCCCTTCAAAGAGAGCAGCTGGGCCACCTATATTACATGATATATGGCACCTACACTttaaaaagaatggagaaaatggaagcagaagTGTGTTCAGAACAGGATGTTGGGAAATCAGAGGTCCAGGAAAACAATACAGTTAATAAAATGAGTGTTTAGCACAGGTACTGTTGTGTATAGAGCCGAGATGGGTCAGAGCACTTATGCCAAACAGTTTTAATATCAAGTGTCAGCTGAAATAGTTGCAGATCTGAGATCATAAATAGAAGGCCAAATCAGGAAAGAGGTCAGTACTAACATTAGACCCATGCTGGCAAATAAATAAACGTTTAAAGTTGCCATTCTGTGTCTTTATGAGACAGTGCTGAGAAGTGCACACAACTGAATGCACAGAGCATTGATGAGCATTGAGCTCAGTTAAGTGCTACTCTTACAATGGACCATTAGTATATTGCTATCACTAGAAGCTGAATATTTAATAGGATAAATTCAGATTCACTATTAATTTGTGaccaaatacaaaaataacacttatattaaaaataacactcCTCACTGGGTGTTCACAGCAAAAGTCCAGTCAAAGTGTTGAAAAATCAGTTGAAGAAATATTACAGATATTTATATTACTGGATATTCAGATGTCAAGATCTCTGATGAAATAAAGGGACTGTAATAGCTACCCCTCGAATACACTTAAATTGTGGCATTGGTGCATGTGCAcgcacacacaaacacaagcTAAAGTAACTTCACATTGTTTTCCAGTGATGTGTTAAAGACAAAGACCACTCTCCTTTACTGCCCTCAGGTCAGTCTGCACTCTGATAGCATCTTCAGGTGGTGCTTAATACTCTTTTCTAGTGAGTCCAGTAACAAGGATGAAGGCGATATTATAAGTTCTGACTGATGTCTGTAGCACAGGAAAAGAAGTGTCACAAAGACATTATAATAGCATGTATACTCCTTTGTGCATCTATATGCATTATATACAACACAATCTCTATGCTTCAAAATATAAAGTGACACTGAAATTCTTAAACAACTTAGCATGATATGGACGTTTCCATGTATTTAATGTGATTTGCAATAGCCATCTTTCCCTCTAGGCAACTTTGGCACTGCAATATTAAAGGTATTAGTCctgattaaaaagtaattaataaaGGCATATCACCAGTTACACCTTCTTATTAAACGTCTCTAATTTGCTTTAGAAGAAACCTGGCAATGGGTAATTCCCATCTTGAACTGTATGGGTTAAATGCTTGGCACTGAGGGATAAATAGTTACTGTAGGGATGTACACTCTGTACACATATTTTCAGTGAACTTCCAGGAGAAAAGCACTTGGTCTGCAGGAGAAAATGTAGCAataaaaatgggagaaaaaaaaaaaagacatggagggAAAAACAATGTAACTGTGAAGCTTAAACTCGGTTAAGACCACCTAGTGCAATTCTGGGAAGGGCTCAGAAGAGAACcctgtttgctttcccttaTAACAATATCAGAGTAACCAATAACATGCCTTTTTCCAACATTAGATCTTAATCCTGCAGGCGCCGTATGCACAGAACTAAGGTGAAATGGCAGCAAATTCCATGCAACAAATAGCAGCACAGTCATTTTTGAAGCTATAAGGTGTAATCTTTTCAAGTGCTGTTTGGTCATTTTCAGCATCTATTGAACCCAACTTACTTCCCTAAACTGAGGATGTTGCCCTGTAAGTAACAACTCAGTACTATGTTGGCTAAAGAGCCTTCTTAACTGTTCAGAGGAGTTACCATTCACAAAGACAACACAAAACCGTGAAAAGCTTTATTGCAACCTCTTGTATTAAAATAGTCATAGTTTCCTTGTTGTTCTTAAATGAACTGAACACTTTACAGCTCCTCACtaaaacaaaatgacattttgttaAGCAGATGTACTTCATTGGCATCCTCTGTAATATACTTTTTTCTTGACACGACAATCAGGAAAAACAACCTTTTCATTTACATGGATTCCATATTCATTTACAAAAAGGACCTTGAAACTGTGGATTACTGGACATTAATTTACTGTATGACTATAATCAATACAAGTTTTGAAAGTGCATTATATGACAATAACTCTAGTGAAGAATTCACCTTTTACAATATCCTCATTAGAAGGGAAGTGCTCAGTTTGAACACAGTGCAGGCAGTCAAGTTGTCCTGAGAACGTAGTGAAGTGGCCATTAGTCTGCCTTCATGATAGGTGCATGTTATCACTACTTAATGGCTTAagccttttgttgttgttgtcaaCTAAAATCCTGATGCTCACTGCTGAATGTgacaggaaaaaacaagaacagattTAATTTGCCATGTGACAGGACTTGGTACCTGTGTGAATACCTAAGAGCTCAGGAGCACcctaaagaaaaatgcttttcatataCTGAAGGAATCTAGAGATCCCTGCCAGTTCCTTCCTAATGTAGGCATGCTCAACTCAGCAAGGCCAAGCAACTGGTTTAGTaccagctgctgtctgctcttCTACAGCAGTGCAAGACATGCAGACATAAAAGGCAAACTTGGAATAACACTTGAATATTCAAGATTTTGTACGTGCAAATACCCTGAGAGGTTACAGAAGGAAGACAATACAAGCCAAACTCATTTGCTGAGATATTCAGTTCTCACCTCTCTGACACTCTGACGTACATGACTTTAAACTGATGGTATCTCTATAATCTCTTGTTCCTTGTAATAACAAGGAAATTTTGACATTTACTAGCTGTACACTCTGACGTACATGACTTTAAACTGATGGTATCTCTATAATCTCTTGTTCCTTGTAATAACAAGGAAATTTTGACATTTACTAGCATGAATGATTCTCTCCCAGAAGACAGCAACAGCATCTGAACATCAGTAAACCAAGTAACCAGCAACATCCATTGTAAAACAGTATTAAAGAACAGTCTCAGAAGAGCAGGAGGATAACAGTGTGCTGAGAGataattcagtgtttttgttcaggaaagaaatacagtaaatggggaggtgggaggaggaggaggagtaaTCCTTCAAAATAGTGCCTTTTATTCAGCACAAGTTCTTCTGTGCACGTGTGTTTGCATgtgcctgtgttttctttctgctttgctaaCAAATATGTAAAACTCTACTTCTATGGAGTTCAACAACAAGCAATAAACATTAATGGAATTACTCAAGTGAGCAAGTTTCACCAAAATAAGGTTCAGCTCATGACAAGAATGGTTCTGCTGCAGTTACTGAAGGTGTGTTTCACACTACCTGACATTTGACTTAATCTacaacagcactgagaaatccTTTGCAGCAGAActcaccctgcagcagctgacaCAGTTTGTCACAATAAAGGCAGTCTGCAAACTCCAGCAACATTGCTACTGACTGTAGAGAACATCTGGGTTGACAACTTCAGATGTGTTATGTCATACACCATCATATGTCATTTAGCCACACAGAACCCACCATAGGGCACAACAAGAAGTGCCCTTTCTTCACTGCTCCAtctcttctgtttgtctttttttggcCTATGAGGAAGAGCAGTTTCAGTTCCCCTTCCCTTATGACAAAAGAGCTGCTGCTCAATTGTTCAACAGTTCCCCCTTTAACTCAGgtacagaaaataatgcagGTGGACTGAAAGCTATAAATTACTCTCCAGCCTCACCCCAATCCCAGAAGTGTTCTGCCTGTCTTAATGGCTATGAAGGCTTAACAGATATGAAATATCCCAATGGAGCAGTTGTGTTATGTTCAAAACAATTACAGCTTGAATTTTTGACCTCACTGAGCTCCAAAACGAAATTAAAACACCACTGGCATTCACTTTCTGttaagtagaaaatgaaagttcttttatgcaaaaagcaaataaagaaatgattatttttactgttccCTACCCACAGATAACCACTGGTAATCCATCAGTATACAGACAAGTTAAAAACCAAAATTAATTACCAAAGGTAGGGAGGCTTATAGGAAGAGTAAGTAATACTTAGAAGTTGGCTTTCAGAGGAAAACCCTGTGAGCCCCAGCTGAATTCAACAACTTATAATTATCCTGCTGAAAACAAGCCATTCAAAGTACACCTTGCATATCTGCTGCTACACTGGACAGCTATGTAAGCTATATAAAGGAAATCCATCATCTGCGGACGTTTCATTTACTtaggaaagaaatcagaattgCACTTAAGCAGCAGTCACTAACAGAAACGGCCAAATTatagaatgaaaataaacaatttgTTGTTTTCCAATACAACTGAGTTTTCACTGTACTTTGAAAGAGGTGCTAAGCAGCTCAAACAGCCGTTATTCATCAGTTGTCCCTTTGAAGCCAAAGGCTAAAGAACTGGGAAGCCTGTTCACTTCAAATCCTGGCTTTGATATTTAGCCCAACTAGTAATATTAAGTTGCCAAACATTTgaattttctccttcctgaatTACTTGTTGGACTTTTTGCATTTGCACATAATCAACCATGAATTAATTACAACTGTGGTTTGTAAAAATCACGTGATTTTGATGAATAAGCAGCAATCTCAAATTAGATGTCTGAATACAAGGCCTGATTTTCATCATACAGTTCTTCCAAAAAGCAGCTCAAACAATTCCACCCAGACAGCCTGGAAAATTTATGCCATAAATTTTGCATGCAAGTGTTGAgtatgtaggaaaaaaacaaacaaatggcCAATCTTTTACTTACTAAATTGAAGCCTGTCACAAGCCTGTGGCCAATCTCAAACCACACTAATTCCCCAGAACAAAAGTCGCAGAGCAGTAAGCATTAGGTGTGCAGTACATGTGCTGCTATGCTTTCGCTGCTGTAGAAGATAATCTGAGGACCCATTTAATACTAATTTACCATTAAAgacattgttttgctttgaagttCCTGTTTCATGCTGCGAAGGACACGGCCTTAGAGATCAGCTGGTTTATAATCAAAAGCAGCTGATAAGAGCATTCAAAAATTACTTCTGCAATGGCAGTGAGATGTTGGGAAACAGGGAGCCAGGATTCAGAGTTCTAGAATCCTACTGCGAGGATCTGTAACAAGCTCAGTGTAttgtctttcctttctcacaTCTGCTTGATTTACAAGTTTACCTATTTCAAGTATGAGTGTAAGAGCATAAGTGTAATTCAAGTGCAAAATTTCTTTAGTTTTCCTTAGTAAATGCAGCCGCAGAAGGACAACTCCTGCACCACCACCTGGAGGAAAAGCCTAATGGTAAATCAGGTGAACAAGATGAGAGCTTCCCTGCAAAGCACCAGAGTACCTTTCTACACCCTGGTAACAATCACTCCCCCTGCCTACAGCAAACAGTGGAGATAAGGCACttgaaattaataataacaataataaaaagggaaacaggggcTGGTGGGAAATTTTCATGCAGGTTTTGCTCATAATAACATTTCTTTACTTTCCAACTCCAAAGCTAATGGAAATACTTAACGCAGTAACagtctttaaaaaattatatatgcAAGTGCTTCCCTACAGTGTCTGCCATGCAAATGGTGTGTAACTGGAGCAGTGCCCAGACTAGGTGTGATTATACAAacaaaattagaaatgaaaacagtaaagcTACACTGCCCATTTTAAAAAACAGGCAGTACAAAATAGTAAAATAGATCTGTTAGAAATAATCTATGCAATCTAGAATATTGCTAGCAACATAAAGTGTCTTCTCTTGATCTCTGCTAAATAGCCTGAAAGGATCCCTTTAAACCATTCTGCCTTGATTCATACACTGCAAGAAACCACCCAGGCTTTCAACAGATGTAGCTCTACACATTTTGGCCCTTTATGCTTTGAGAGGTTTAGAACAGTCCATCCGGGTTGCTGGCTACCTGCCTGTCGTGAAACACTGCCAGGTTTGGTAGGCTTCAATAAGGAGCACAGAGCCATGCCATGAAGAGAGGGCCGCTGAGACTACTGCAAAGCTGTTCTGCATCCACTTTCCTTCATTCAGATGAAGTGAATCCAGCTCTCCTCGCATTCTCTAGGCATCTTGAGGGGGTGAGTCCGGCAACTGAGGCTGTAGTTTTTGCCTTTGTTGTTATCCCAATACTCCTGCCCATTGACTTGATACCTTGCTGCAAACTGGACtacagagcacagctgaaggaggaaagaaggcacagggagaaaaaaagtgaaaacatcaACTTGATCCTGCCCGTTTTTCTCAGGGATACTACTGTGCCAATGAGCACACACTTCATGGAGGCTTTTCCACTGGTTGAAGGTATATCGCACAGACACTTGTTTCTCAAAAGCAAGATTGCAAACTTGGATGGTGCCACTGACCCCCAGATCTGAACTGGTCACTCGTTCAAGACACACCTGCTGCTCCTGAAGTCGAGCAGAGAAATCCACGctgtctgcaggctgctggaAATCAGGGACTAAGCACTGCATAGTAAACTCCAAGTTGCTGTACCAGAGGTCTGAGTTTATGGAGAGCCTGGAAAGGACGTGTAGGGGGATGGAAGGATCCTCCCCTTTCTGGAAGACTTTCACTTCAGTCAGCTCCAAGCCCAGAGCATCAGCAAATCTCACCTTGTTCATGCGGCTCTGGCACACAGGAGCTTGACACTGCACTcgcttctttctttcaggtGTCGTAGGCAAAGACCTTGCTCGGCGGCGGATGATAGGCCGCAGTGCTGGATCACAGCTGCtggaagtgctgctctgaggcTGATGTGGCTGGGTCGCCGCCTTGACTGGGGTATGGCTCACAAGATGTGGGCTGCTGCTTGGACGTACCACCgagggctgctgctgtccttgtcCTGGTGCCCCTTGTGCCCGCAGCATGTTCTCATAGAGATCAGACAGGTAGCTGCGATTCCTCCGAGGACCGTGCACCTCCATTCTTCACTGATGGCAGTGCTGATGGTAACACTGCTGGTGCCAAGCGCTGCCTCTTTAAAGGAACTTGGGAAAAAGCCACACACAGTGAGGATTTGAGGATACTGCCCTGGCTCGAGAAGAGTAAGCTGGAACAACTTGGCCTTCtgcaaagaaaggcagaaaacaggcagctctcacagcagctgagagcaaagcagagcctgGAGTGTTGCGTGGGGAAGCTGAATACAGACTCACTGGCTGGTGAACTCCAGGCTGGTGGACCCGTTGCTCAGGCTGGAAAGAGATTCAAGACTGTCACCCGCAATGCTGGAGGACCGCAGACTGTCGCACAGGCTGGGGACGGACTGGAGGCTGTCGTGTTGGCTGCCGAAGGACTCCAGGCTGTCACTGATATCGCGGGGTGCGTGAGGGCTGCAGCGGTGCACCCCGAAGCAGCCCGGACCATTACACGCCGCGAGCCGGACCTGCAGGCTGTCCTCGCAGGGGCTGACCGAGCCCAGGCTCCTGCAGCGGCACCCGGGACACTCGAGGCTGTCGCACTGGATGCTGGGCGACTCGCGGCCGCTGCAGAGGCCGGGGAAGGCTTGGAGGCTGTCGGGTGGGAGCGAGCcggagctgaggctgctgcacaGGCTGGAGGGAGTGAGGAGGCTGTCGGGCGGGGCCGGGGTAGCGGACTCGGTACCGTGACTGGAAGGGGAGGGATCGGCAGCCGGGGTCTGCACAGCCCACATCAGTGCCCAGCTGCACGAGCACCAGCCCGGCCGTACACAGACCCCTCACGCCCAACCCGCTTAACAGCGCCTGCCCGGAACTTCGACCATCCCCGCCCACACCGCGCCCCCCTGCCCATCAAAATGAACGGCCAATACGCTCCGCCCCAGGCTCATGCGCAGCCGCCGCCTGACGTCTCTTGCCTTGGGGTGCCCTTAATGCCGGTGGCTGCTGGCAGGAAGGCAGGTACGGGCGGGATGGGGGCGGTGGTGCTGAGGGGTTGGTGGGACCGTGCGGCTCTGGACCCCCAAGGTCCGAATCGATGGGGAAACAGGCAGTGTGTCCTGCTGGGCTTTGtgctggggagagcagcagtgagaaacaGGACTGTGTCAAAATAAACGTGAATAATAGGAACGCATCTAAAGATTAAATCTATCTATAGAACTGCAACAAAACTGAGGGTGGGTGTAGAGAGGTGCGGAACATCTGTCACCTCCTGGGAACTGTATTGTGCAGCCCCGGGAGGGGAGTGAGGTTTCTGGAAGATGAAGGAATGCTGCATGCTCTGCTGAGGCTGTTTTTAGTGGGGATGGATGAGCAGCGAGAGGTTTGGTTTGGGAGAACAGCAAAGCATCTGATACGTGTACATATGTGAATGCAGAAACACCCCTTGGCTCCGCTCAatgcactgcaggcagagcaacATGCAGGGCTCAGTGCGCAGTGAAAAGCAGCTCCCCTATTGCTGCTGCACatcatatatttttctgtatctttagCAACACGGTGGGTGCTGggtgtgctgagcagtgctggcccAGCTCATGTcgctgcagtgctgcatccctACAGCTGGTGGTGAGCACTGCGCTGTGCAGCACTCCTGGCCAACCTGGTGCTGAGCGCTGTGTGCGGCCTTAGTGAGATGAATATGTGACTGCTAAGGGATGGGACGGCGCATCCCGGTGCCATCTGGTAGCTAATTCATGTTTGTTGTTCTGCTTTAATAATCATGTTGCGTGGTTTTTGTTCACTGAATGTTCAGGATGTGGTGATGTTTGAGTTTGGCACGCTGTGCTGTGTGGATCAGAAAGAATGGAGCCATTGGAGGATTATGTAAAGATAAAGATGTAGATACCGCTTTAAAAGTGTAATAATGGGACCAGGCATTCAAGAACATCCTTTATTACTGCAccaaaaggcacagaaaaaggaaagccaaaTCAATGAAAACCACAAAGGAATGGTAAAGTAAggacattattttctttccttctagtTATAGAAAGTACTGTAGAAGAGGTGATAAGTGCATGACAGCACAGTTCAAATTCTCATCCTCCTCTCCAATCTGCAGCAACACAAATGAGTGTGTGCTCTGACTGTGCAGGTCACAAAGTGACAGAGGTGACTGCGGTACTGCTTGAGGCAGAAAACTTCACTCTCTTCTAAATTCttgatttgattaaaaaatgcatatttttaaatactaaaGAATAATGGTTTAAATTTTATTGAGACTATGCAAATGAAAAAGGCAAGCAAGATTTGTTGTGGCATTCCTATTGTACTGTATAATTACTTTTGTTAAAGTGCACTGGGACCAAGAGTATTCCATGCTAGCtcaattaataattaatatttactatttattatATCCAAAAGGATCTTTGGGATCCTCTGATGGAAGTTTCTATATGAAGGCTAAGCTCTCTTAATATATTGtctaatttatttatgtattttgcaGTAGTGGTATTAAAAATGTAGTATCATAGTAGCTgtataaaaagcaaaagcatagTTACTACAAATGTTAAGACTATTTGCAACCAACTCTTTCTTCTTGAAACTTTTATTGCATTTCTATTCTGATGATCACAAACATTTCTATTAATGTGTGACACTGTGTTTAATCCTTGATCATTACAGTATTGGAAAAAGCCACCCAAGcaccaaaggagaaaagaaatcagtttctCATGTGAAATCACCTGGAAGATTATGCAAAAATGTCCCAAGTACCAATGAAAAGGTAAATCATGGCAGTTCTTTCATAGAAGAGGGGTACAAAGTTTATGTCAGCTTTTGTAATAACatcatattctttcttttcaggctTCCTGTGACACTCAAGATGACAACCAACCCAGTGTTattaggaaaggaagaaaccaaCCAGATGACAGTACTCAGTCAAAACAGTAATTCTATGTTAAGATTGTCTGTTTAATTTGAACACGGTTCAAGTTGGCATTTAAATGCTTGCAATGAAATCTTGGCTTCACATGGTTGCCTTTGAGTTCATTGCACTCAGAATTCAGCATTTTTGAGGATAACAGGTTTAATAACAGGAAACTTGCTATACTGGATCTCAGACAAAATTGGATTAAAGTAAAGCAAAAGTTCAAGGCTAGGTAgtattttgtattaatttaCTAAGTTTTCCTGCAAATTTTAGCTCAATTCACGTATATCCGAATCCTTAAGGGAGGAATCAAGAAGTTTGTACACCGGTGTTCCAAAGACTTTATTCTCACAggatgtgtttctttttatttaggATCACGAGTGTTTGCACATCACAGCCCAGAATACAAGGGTCAAAGAGGAGTCTCCCAGAAACAAGGCAAAAAGAATCTTTACTGCACAGGATTCCTCCTGCCCCAAAAGGCAGCACACAAGGTAGCTTCTACAGGGCTAAAGATGTTCCAGTGCAACGTTTTTATTGCAGTAAAAaagaacagctggaaaagaatCATGAAGAATATGTTGCCGAAGCTGGTCCGTGTTCTTCTAAATGGCAAGAAGCATCTGTGAATGAAATGTTTCTAGATTTTGAATCTGTACAAATTATTaaagaagatgctgaagatgATAGTGCCAGTGATCTCTCTGATTCAGAAAGGATTCCCATTCCTCCATCTCCCTGCACACCACCAGAACTCATACTCAGAGCTGAAGAAATTGATCCAGTTTCTTTTGAACGTGTGCCTGATACGGGTTTTAAAGAGTCAGAATATTACTACCCGGACTTCCTGCCACC
Proteins encoded:
- the PPP1R3D gene encoding protein phosphatase 1 regulatory subunit 3D, with protein sequence MEVHGPRRNRSYLSDLYENMLRAQGAPGQGQQQPSVVRPSSSPHLVSHTPVKAATQPHQPQSSTSSSCDPALRPIIRRRARSLPTTPERKKRVQCQAPVCQSRMNKVRFADALGLELTEVKVFQKGEDPSIPLHVLSRLSINSDLWYSNLEFTMQCLVPDFQQPADSVDFSARLQEQQVCLERVTSSDLGVSGTIQVCNLAFEKQVSVRYTFNQWKSLHEVCAHWHSSIPEKNGQDQVDVFTFFLPVPSFLLQLCSVVQFAARYQVNGQEYWDNNKGKNYSLSCRTHPLKMPRECEESWIHFI
- the FAM217B gene encoding protein FAM217B isoform X1 — protein: MGPGIQEHPLLLHQKAQKKESQINENHKGMVNIGKSHPSTKGEKKSVSHVKSPGRLCKNVPSTNEKASCDTQDDNQPSVIRKGRNQPDDSTQSKQITSVCTSQPRIQGSKRSLPETRQKESLLHRIPPAPKGSTQGSFYRAKDVPVQRFYCSKKEQLEKNHEEYVAEAGPCSSKWQEASVNEMFLDFESVQIIKEDAEDDSASDLSDSERIPIPPSPCTPPELILRAEEIDPVSFERVPDTGFKESEYYYPDFLPPPFNSWDLKQLAIFLNVEGRSELRPKPTGFLEKYIDRLLQLEWLQMQTVQNEKAKAAKARPQTAPSSIRTLKSPGKCKALLSPLPNKQMVPQESTTKLPTCYSGHRVDPYCEESRQFYSQPGHLKLSERTGHAMSSQRQSGEIRNELKKTTAKQQLNMQPSENNSKIQTVGNIRPPKQAPAFHGSAAPIKGLKTYACTNTKKNGNANNYVPSKKPAGDRKIKTNGTKQTSRKLK